The Maylandia zebra isolate NMK-2024a linkage group LG7, Mzebra_GT3a, whole genome shotgun sequence genome contains a region encoding:
- the LOC143419582 gene encoding uncharacterized protein LOC143419582 — MPRALSDVWRHFTPANVQGKSVYMCKYCDKTYVKNATKMQQHIAKCKKIPQGPTHAAARNSTQGENESVSAVSESDTHSSAPGPSGIRGFFDFMDDTSQKNADECFARAIYATGSPLMLTSNVYWKRFLNVLRPAYIPPTRHALSTHLLDEEFSRVQAKVKQTIDQADCISVISDGWSNIRGQGIINYIITTPQPVFYKSVDTKENRHTGQYIADELKVIINDLGPDKVFALVTDNAANMKVAWAHVEETYPHITTIGCAAHTLNLLLKDIMALKTMDTLNKRVKQVLKYVKGKQVTSATFLSKQKEKNKSTTLKLPSITRWGGVVIMFDSLLEGKESLQEMAISQSVGIDSDIKKVILDDVFWERVSSSQKILKPIAAAIAKIEGDGAILSDVQCLFAELKEEIQTILPTSLLLKAEETAVAKSLEQRREFCMKPVHAAAYMLDPKYDKGILSGEEINGAYAVITAMSDHLGLDKGKVLGSLAKYRTKQGLWKGDGIWQSCQHISAATWWKGLCESEALAPVASILLQIPPSSAASERNWSLFGNTHTKVRNRLTNVRVEKLVGIRANLRLFEPDTEPSSTKLESDTEEEDSELDAEEVDMLLDDDEVQEESID, encoded by the coding sequence atgccacGTGCGCTATCTGATGTGTGGAGACATTTTACACCAGCTAATGTACAAGGGAAatctgtatatatgtgtaagTATTGTGATAAGACGTACGTGAAGAATGccacaaaaatgcagcagcacattgcaaagtgcaaaaaaattcCTCAAGGCCCAACACATGCAGCAGCCAGGAATTCCACTCAAGGGGAAAATGAATCTGTTTCAGCTGTATCAGAGTCAGATACCCACTCATCAGCTCCTGGTCCCTCTGGCATCAGAGGATTCTTTGATTTTATGGATGACACTAGCCAGAAAAACGCAGATGAGTGTTTCGCTCGTGCAATCTATGCAACTGGCTCACCCCTGATGCTGACATCCAATGTGTACTGGAAGAGATTTTTGAATGTTCTCCGACCAGCATACATTCCCCCAACCAGACATGCATTGTCTACTCATCTACTGGATGAAGAGTTCAGTCGAGTTCAAGCAAAGGTGAAACAGACCATTGAccaagctgactgtatttcagtcATCTCTGATGGATGGTCCAATATCAGGGGACAAGGAATTATTAACTACATAATCACCACTCCTCAGCCTGTGTTCTACAAGAGTGTAGAcacaaaggaaaacagacacacaggccAATACATTGCAGATGAGCTAAAAGTGATCATCAATGACCTTGGACCAGATAAGGTTTTTGCACTGGTCACTGACAATGCAGCCAACATGAAGGTTGCCTGGGCACATGTGGAGGAGACCTACCCTCATATAACTACTATTGGCTGTGCAGCCCATACACTAAACCTTCTCCTAAAAGACATAATGGCACTAAAAACAATGGACACTCTGAATAAGAGAGTGAAGCAAGTTCTGAAATATGTTAAAGGCAAACAAGTAACTTCCGCTACATTTCTGTcaaagcaaaaggaaaagaacaagAGTACTACACTGAAGCTTCCCAGCATAACGCGATGGGGTGGTGTTGTTATCATGTTTGACAGCCTTCTGGAGGGAAAGGAGTCTCTGCAAGAGATGGCCATATCCCAGTCTGTAGGCATCGACAGTGACATCAAGAAGGTCATCTTGGATGATGTGTTCTGGGAAAGAGTATCTAGCAGTCAGAAAATCCTCAAACCTATTGCAGCAGCAATAGCGAAGATAGAGGGGGATGGTGCCATCTTGTCAGATGTCCAGTGCCTTTTTGCAGAACTCAAAGAAGAAATCCAGACAATTCTGCCCACTTCCCTACTACTGAAAGCAGAGGAAACGGCTGTGGCCAAGTCATTGGAACAGCGGAGGGAGTTCTgcatgaagccagtgcatgcagCAGCATACATGCTGGACCCCAAATATGACAAGGGCATACTTTCCGGGGAAGAGATCAACGGTGCCTATGCGGTCATTACAGCCATGTCTGACCACCTGGGTCTCGATAAAGGCAAAGTTCTAGGCAGTTTGGCAAAGTATCGAACAAAGCAAGGCCTTTGGAAAGGGGATGGAATATGGCAGTCATGCCAGCACATATCTGCAGCCACCTGGTGGAAGGGACTATGTGAATCTGAGGCCCTTGCACCTGTAGCCTCCATCCTCCTCCAAATCCCACCATCATCAGCCGCCTCCGAGCGCAACTGGTCACTGTTTGGGAACACCCACACAAAGGTTCGCAACAGGCTCACAAATGTGAGAGTGGAAAAGCTGGTCGGCATTCGGGCAAACCTACGGCTCTTTGAGCCTGACACAGAGCCATCCTCAACAAAGCTGGAAAGTGACACTGAAGAGGAAGACTCAGAGTTGGATGCTGAGGAAGTGGACATGTTGTTGGATGATGATGAGGTCCAGGAAGAGTCTATTGACTga